In Burkholderia sp. GAS332, one DNA window encodes the following:
- a CDS encoding D-amino-acid dehydrogenase, with protein MKFDTIVLGAGIVGVSVAAHLQKRGRSVALVDLRQPGNETSFGNAGLIQREGVYPYAFPRGLQKLLRYARNESTDVRYHPEAVLKLAPFLWQYWRNSHPSRHAAIARSYATLIEHCVTEHRALAQEAGASSLLRPIGWMKVFRTAAKQDEETGLAERWHREFGVEFDSLDATRLRQTEPDLDTSLLGGLRYVASDSVSDPNALVTAYARYFEQLGGRFFIGDGTTLKDKWAVSTHEGVIEASSVVVAMGPWSEQVTSQLGYRLPLAVKRGYHMHYAAQPEARLNHPVLDIEHGYLIAPMSRGIRLTTGAELAHRDAPRTPIQLNAVEPIARTLFPLAARIDGEPWMGARPCTSDMMPIIGPAPRHKDLWFAFGHAHHGFTLGAVTGRLVAEMITGESLLVDPHPFRASRFSA; from the coding sequence ATGAAGTTCGATACCATCGTCCTCGGCGCCGGCATAGTGGGTGTGTCGGTGGCCGCGCACCTGCAAAAACGCGGTCGATCGGTTGCCCTGGTGGACCTCAGGCAGCCAGGCAACGAGACGTCATTCGGCAACGCGGGACTGATTCAGCGCGAAGGCGTCTATCCGTACGCGTTTCCGCGCGGATTGCAGAAGCTCCTGCGCTACGCACGCAACGAGTCGACCGATGTCCGGTACCACCCGGAGGCGGTGCTCAAGCTTGCGCCTTTCCTGTGGCAGTACTGGCGCAATTCGCACCCGAGCCGTCATGCGGCTATCGCCCGCTCCTACGCCACGCTGATCGAACACTGCGTGACCGAGCACCGGGCGCTTGCGCAAGAAGCCGGCGCGAGTTCGTTACTGCGTCCGATCGGCTGGATGAAGGTGTTTAGAACGGCAGCCAAACAGGACGAGGAAACGGGGCTTGCCGAGCGGTGGCATCGTGAATTCGGCGTCGAGTTCGATTCACTCGACGCCACGCGCTTGCGCCAGACCGAACCGGATCTGGACACCTCGCTGCTGGGTGGGCTCCGCTATGTCGCATCCGATTCGGTGAGCGATCCGAATGCGCTGGTGACCGCCTATGCAAGGTATTTTGAGCAACTAGGCGGCCGCTTTTTTATTGGCGACGGCACCACGCTCAAGGACAAGTGGGCGGTATCTACCCATGAGGGCGTGATTGAAGCCAGCTCCGTCGTCGTGGCGATGGGGCCGTGGTCAGAACAGGTTACCTCGCAGCTGGGTTATCGCTTGCCGCTGGCCGTCAAACGTGGCTATCACATGCACTATGCGGCGCAACCGGAAGCACGCCTGAACCATCCGGTGCTCGACATCGAGCATGGCTACCTGATCGCCCCGATGAGCCGAGGAATCAGGCTGACCACAGGCGCCGAGCTGGCGCATCGCGATGCGCCCCGAACGCCAATCCAACTCAACGCCGTTGAACCCATTGCGCGCACGCTGTTCCCTCTTGCGGCGCGTATCGACGGCGAACCATGGATGGGCGCACGTCCCTGCACCTCCGACATGATGCCGATCATCGGACCCGCACCCCGTCACAAAGATCTCTGGTTCGCATTCGGCCACGCCCATCACGGATTTACGCTGGGCGCCGTCACCGGACGCCTGGTTGCCGAGATGATTACCGGAGAATCCCTATTGGTGGACCCGCACCCGTTTCGTGCCAGCCGGTTCAGTGCATGA
- a CDS encoding Microcystin degradation protein MlrC, contains DUF1485 domain: protein MKIFTTTLITETNTFAPSPTGLGGYASFGIYHGDASKVAPDGLGVGIAELRKLAAAQGHEIVESLSTMAQPAGRTVQQVYESFREEILADLRAALPVDAVVLILHGAMIAEHCDDCEGELIEAVRALVGDEVPIGVELDLHCHFTEQMQRNANVIICYKEYPHTDIIERLREVFALTVATAEGRVRPVTAVHDCRMVGKWHTTTEPMAGFVKHMQSLEGRDGVLSVSFGHGFPWGDVAETGARIWVVTDNDEAQAQRIAAQLGQMLWDMREAARPAGLSIDDALDRALAGGGGPVVLADVADNPGGGAPCDSTFILQRLVERGIRDVALGCVYDMGAVQVCREAGVGTRLTLRIGGKLGVSSGAPLDLTVTVRALADEHHQSMGGMQRPLGSAAWVSTDDNVDIVLMTVREQTIAPTAFTGLGIDLASKRIVVVKSAQHFHAEFAPIAREVLYVSAPGALTPDFANIPYRVRSPNYWPRVENPFEA from the coding sequence ATGAAAATTTTCACCACAACGCTGATCACCGAGACGAATACCTTCGCGCCGAGTCCGACCGGACTGGGTGGCTACGCTTCATTCGGGATCTATCACGGTGATGCCAGCAAGGTGGCGCCGGACGGGCTCGGGGTGGGAATCGCCGAATTGCGCAAGCTTGCGGCCGCGCAGGGTCACGAAATAGTCGAAAGCCTGTCGACAATGGCGCAACCGGCAGGCCGTACCGTGCAGCAGGTGTACGAGAGTTTTCGCGAGGAAATTCTCGCGGATCTGCGAGCGGCGCTTCCCGTCGACGCTGTGGTGCTGATATTGCACGGCGCAATGATCGCAGAACACTGTGACGATTGCGAAGGAGAGCTGATCGAGGCCGTTCGCGCACTGGTCGGCGACGAGGTGCCAATCGGCGTGGAGCTCGATTTGCATTGCCACTTTACCGAGCAGATGCAGCGCAACGCAAACGTCATCATTTGCTACAAGGAATATCCCCATACAGACATTATCGAACGCCTGCGCGAGGTGTTTGCGTTGACCGTGGCGACTGCGGAAGGGCGCGTACGTCCGGTGACCGCGGTCCACGATTGCCGCATGGTCGGTAAATGGCATACCACCACCGAACCCATGGCTGGGTTCGTCAAGCACATGCAGTCACTGGAGGGACGCGACGGCGTCTTGTCCGTGTCGTTCGGCCACGGGTTTCCGTGGGGCGATGTGGCGGAGACGGGCGCCAGGATCTGGGTGGTCACCGACAACGATGAAGCCCAGGCTCAGCGTATCGCTGCGCAACTGGGCCAGATGTTATGGGACATGCGTGAGGCGGCGCGCCCGGCGGGATTGTCGATTGACGACGCATTGGATCGCGCGCTGGCCGGCGGCGGTGGACCCGTCGTGCTGGCCGATGTCGCTGACAATCCTGGTGGCGGTGCGCCATGCGACAGCACGTTCATTTTGCAGCGGCTTGTCGAACGTGGTATCCGCGACGTGGCGCTCGGCTGCGTGTACGACATGGGCGCGGTCCAGGTCTGCAGGGAAGCGGGTGTCGGCACGCGGCTCACCCTGCGGATCGGCGGCAAGCTGGGGGTGAGTTCCGGCGCGCCGCTGGATCTGACGGTCACGGTGCGCGCGCTTGCGGACGAACATCATCAAAGCATGGGCGGCATGCAACGCCCGCTCGGTTCTGCGGCGTGGGTGTCGACGGACGACAACGTCGACATCGTCTTGATGACGGTGCGAGAACAAACCATTGCGCCGACTGCCTTTACCGGACTCGGCATTGATCTCGCGAGCAAGCGCATTGTCGTGGTCAAATCCGCGCAGCATTTCCATGCGGAATTCGCGCCGATCGCGCGAGAAGTGCTCTACGTGTCGGCGCCGGGGGCGCTGACACCTGATTTTGCCAATATCCCGTACCGCGTTCGCAGTCCCAACTACTGGCCGCGAGTTGAGAACCCATTTGAGGCGTAA
- a CDS encoding Tetratricopeptide repeat-containing protein: MSRGLSSGRLSSALLRALFLAIGMSAVLVSKSAFPAETLRPEVAKPLQTARALYQAQRYKDALASVAQAEAVPGKSQYESDLVAQMGGAAAVAAGDFTVAARDYAFLIQSGRQPVAEQQKMMAALASLAYQQGNYAQAVQWGQRYQSAGAGDPHMKTLLAQSYYMAGDLGAAEKLLQPAVDAAIRAGHAPDADALKLLGSCYQKQDNNAGYTAVLEQLVKYYPTPAYWGELLGRLQADPKFAGRFELDVYRLKRATNNLSSTSDYVQMAQLAILAGYGAEALSVVNQGFNSGVLGKGADAGRSERLRSLATKAAAQPQPAAAAGNGAALVETGFNEALSGKSQQGIALIETGLAKGGLADPNEARLHLGIAYYLAGQKGKALNAFDAVAGNGEAATLARLWKLASRST; the protein is encoded by the coding sequence ATGAGTCGTGGACTTAGTTCTGGACGCCTGTCGTCCGCTCTGCTGCGCGCGTTGTTTCTAGCGATCGGGATGAGTGCTGTGCTCGTCAGCAAGTCGGCGTTTCCGGCCGAGACCCTCCGGCCGGAGGTCGCCAAGCCATTGCAGACTGCGCGTGCGTTGTACCAGGCGCAACGCTACAAGGATGCGCTGGCGAGCGTCGCTCAGGCAGAGGCTGTGCCGGGCAAGTCGCAATACGAGAGCGATCTCGTTGCACAGATGGGCGGCGCGGCAGCCGTTGCCGCCGGCGACTTCACGGTGGCCGCGCGCGACTACGCATTTCTGATCCAGAGCGGCCGCCAGCCGGTTGCGGAACAGCAGAAGATGATGGCGGCGCTGGCGAGTCTCGCCTATCAGCAGGGAAATTATGCGCAGGCCGTGCAATGGGGCCAACGTTATCAGAGCGCGGGAGCGGGCGATCCGCATATGAAAACGCTGCTCGCGCAGTCTTACTACATGGCGGGCGACCTCGGTGCGGCAGAAAAACTTCTCCAGCCTGCGGTGGATGCAGCGATACGCGCCGGGCATGCGCCTGACGCTGACGCGCTGAAACTGCTGGGGAGCTGTTATCAGAAGCAGGACAACAACGCCGGCTACACAGCGGTGCTGGAACAACTCGTCAAATATTATCCGACGCCGGCTTACTGGGGCGAGTTACTCGGCCGCTTGCAGGCAGATCCAAAATTCGCTGGACGATTCGAACTCGATGTCTATCGTCTTAAGCGAGCCACCAACAATCTAAGTAGCACTAGCGACTACGTCCAGATGGCGCAGCTCGCGATCCTCGCAGGGTATGGGGCGGAGGCGTTGAGTGTGGTGAACCAGGGGTTCAATTCCGGCGTGCTGGGCAAAGGCGCGGATGCGGGACGCAGCGAGCGGCTCAGGAGCCTCGCCACCAAAGCCGCAGCTCAGCCGCAGCCGGCCGCTGCGGCAGGCAACGGCGCTGCGTTGGTCGAAACCGGCTTCAACGAGGCGCTCTCGGGAAAGAGTCAGCAAGGCATCGCCTTGATCGAGACGGGCCTTGCGAAAGGCGGCCTTGCGGATCCGAATGAAGCGCGCTTGCATCTGGGCATTGCTTACTACCTTGCCGGTCAAAAGGGGAAGGCGCTGAATGCATTTGACGCCGTCGCCGGCAATGGCGAAGCGGCCACGCTGGCACGACTGTGGAAGCTCGCATCGCGTAGCACGTGA
- a CDS encoding CubicO group peptidase, beta-lactamase class C family — MADVDPDSRVRGLDDIFARFNRSDAPGLVVGIAYHGKLLYRRGFGLASVELAVANTPGTRMRIGSTSKHFACLAALLLAEDGKLDVDASIRAYIPELPVLAGEPTLRQLMTHTGGYRCYLDLSVLGNVGAMMEKGEAFRYQLLQQDVNFAPGERMAYCNGGYHLLSIAIARASGMAFEAFLKRRIFEPLGMVDTDSVPSDLTVVPGRATPHVPQPDGSYRRGVLPLEDLLGEGAIVSTAADMLIWLAHLRGTKRIGSEASWAQMLSPARYSSGVVGTYCLGLERERYRGVEVIHHAGAVDGGASQMITVPEHELDIIVITNGAPVSPTELAWQVIDRLLGDDLLETVPPRVKTAGLERLIGRYWSQDTRTLVEILDDEGDLGFNLLNSIALPVVADQNRYCVTFPGMGPLSFRHVCPVPASLESDVPVMALSNCGHVDRLVRLPDVAPPVTEFASGLTGEYVSNDLAARGTISFDGSMVTLAVRGTRSGWSSELKVISRDVAATSVKPGELSVPSVLVVERDDAGRLRGFRLSTTRSMNLHFVRIDDNATQERE; from the coding sequence ATGGCTGACGTAGATCCAGATTCGCGAGTGCGTGGCCTCGACGACATCTTTGCGCGATTCAATCGCAGTGATGCGCCAGGTCTGGTGGTTGGCATTGCATACCATGGCAAGCTGCTCTACCGGAGGGGCTTCGGGCTCGCGAGCGTGGAGCTGGCCGTGGCGAATACGCCGGGTACGCGTATGCGCATCGGCTCGACCAGCAAGCACTTCGCCTGCCTCGCGGCGCTGTTGCTCGCCGAAGACGGAAAGCTTGATGTCGATGCGAGCATTCGCGCCTATATCCCCGAGTTGCCGGTACTGGCTGGGGAACCGACGCTGCGCCAGCTCATGACACATACCGGCGGATACCGGTGCTACCTGGATCTGAGCGTGCTGGGCAACGTCGGCGCGATGATGGAAAAGGGCGAAGCGTTCAGGTATCAACTGCTGCAGCAGGACGTGAACTTTGCGCCTGGCGAGCGCATGGCGTATTGCAACGGCGGCTACCATCTACTGTCGATCGCTATCGCGCGCGCCAGCGGCATGGCGTTTGAAGCCTTCCTGAAGCGGCGTATTTTCGAACCGCTCGGCATGGTGGATACCGATTCCGTGCCGAGCGACCTCACCGTGGTGCCGGGCAGGGCCACGCCGCATGTCCCGCAGCCGGACGGCAGCTATCGTCGCGGTGTTTTGCCGCTGGAAGATCTGCTGGGCGAAGGCGCGATCGTCTCGACCGCGGCCGACATGCTCATATGGCTCGCGCACTTGCGCGGCACAAAGCGGATCGGCAGCGAGGCAAGCTGGGCGCAGATGCTGTCGCCTGCCCGTTACTCGAGCGGTGTGGTGGGCACGTATTGCCTTGGGCTGGAGCGGGAGAGATACCGGGGCGTCGAGGTGATCCACCATGCCGGGGCGGTGGACGGCGGCGCTTCGCAGATGATTACCGTGCCGGAGCACGAACTCGACATCATCGTGATCACGAACGGCGCCCCCGTCAGTCCGACCGAGCTTGCGTGGCAGGTGATCGACCGGCTGCTTGGCGATGACCTGCTGGAGACCGTGCCGCCACGCGTCAAAACGGCCGGGCTGGAACGGCTCATCGGGCGCTACTGGTCGCAAGACACGCGAACGCTTGTCGAAATACTCGACGATGAAGGTGATCTTGGTTTCAATCTGCTCAACTCGATAGCGTTGCCGGTGGTCGCCGACCAGAACCGGTATTGCGTGACGTTTCCCGGCATGGGGCCGCTCTCCTTTCGCCATGTTTGTCCTGTGCCGGCGTCGCTCGAGAGCGATGTGCCGGTCATGGCGTTGTCCAATTGCGGGCACGTCGATCGGCTTGTGCGCCTGCCGGATGTTGCGCCGCCTGTCACGGAATTCGCCAGCGGGCTAACCGGGGAATACGTATCGAATGACCTTGCGGCGCGCGGAACAATCAGCTTCGACGGCAGCATGGTCACCTTGGCTGTCAGGGGCACGCGTAGCGGTTGGAGCAGCGAACTGAAGGTGATATCGCGAGACGTTGCTGCAACCTCCGTTAAGCCCGGGGAGTTGAGCGTGCCCTCGGTGCTGGTCGTCGAGCGCGACGACGCGGGGCGGCTCCGAGGCTTCCGCTTGAGTACCACCCGCTCGATGAATCTGCACTTTGTACGGATTGACGACAACGCGACTCAGGAGCGCGAATAA
- a CDS encoding transcriptional regulator, XRE family with cupin sensor, translating to MRKNLATHDQSGPSKPGQAIRALRNKLGLTLQEVSQRTGLAISTISKLEMGRASLSYEKLSLVSAGLGVNMSELLGLLGESPGSEAAPSVPGRRIIQRQGEGVAVRTGPYVETFLAVELLNKQLVPLIVDVRARSIQEFTDEFGGLIRHSGEEFIYILEGEVEFHTDFYAPVRLKQGESVYFDSSMGHAFLAASEGPCRLLSVCTDPDQEQRVIDQVQKQE from the coding sequence ATGCGGAAAAATCTTGCTACCCACGATCAGTCCGGGCCGAGCAAGCCCGGCCAGGCCATTCGCGCACTGCGCAACAAACTTGGGCTGACATTGCAGGAAGTCAGCCAACGAACCGGGCTTGCCATCTCAACCATCTCGAAGCTCGAGATGGGACGGGCGTCTCTGTCCTACGAGAAGCTCTCGCTTGTGAGCGCCGGCTTGGGCGTCAACATGTCGGAGTTGCTTGGGCTTCTCGGCGAGAGCCCGGGCAGCGAGGCAGCCCCGTCGGTGCCAGGCAGACGCATCATCCAGCGGCAAGGTGAGGGCGTGGCCGTGCGGACGGGCCCCTATGTGGAGACGTTCCTTGCGGTGGAGTTGCTGAACAAGCAATTGGTCCCGCTGATTGTCGACGTGCGAGCCCGCTCCATTCAGGAATTCACCGACGAATTCGGCGGCCTGATCAGGCATTCCGGCGAGGAATTCATCTACATCCTGGAAGGCGAAGTCGAGTTCCACACGGACTTCTATGCGCCGGTGCGGCTCAAGCAAGGTGAGTCGGTCTATTTCGATAGCAGCATGGGACACGCGTTCCTTGCCGCATCTGAAGGTCCGTGCCGCCTTCTGTCTGTGTGCACGGACCCGGATCAGGAACAGCGCGTCATCGATCAGGTTCAGAAGCAGGAATGA
- a CDS encoding outer membrane transport energization protein ExbD, with product MGMNIPAGGSQEPEVLVEINTTPLIDVMLVLLIMLIITIPIQSHAVKMNMPVGTPPPVVKAPPPVVQVDVDFDGTISWNGAPLADLADLDQHLKTVAAQADQPELHLRPNRLVPYRRVAAVMAAAQRQGVTKIALVGNEQFMQ from the coding sequence ATGGGAATGAACATTCCAGCGGGTGGTAGTCAGGAACCCGAAGTACTGGTCGAGATCAACACGACGCCGTTAATCGACGTCATGCTGGTGCTGCTCATCATGCTGATCATCACCATCCCGATCCAGTCGCATGCGGTGAAGATGAATATGCCGGTAGGTACGCCGCCTCCGGTCGTGAAGGCTCCGCCGCCGGTGGTGCAGGTTGACGTGGACTTCGACGGCACCATCAGCTGGAATGGTGCGCCCCTTGCGGACCTCGCGGATCTCGATCAGCACCTGAAGACGGTGGCGGCGCAGGCCGATCAGCCGGAGCTGCATCTCAGACCCAACCGGCTGGTGCCGTACCGTCGCGTAGCTGCGGTGATGGCGGCGGCGCAACGGCAGGGGGTCACAAAAATCGCGCTCGTCGGCAATGAGCAATTCATGCAGTAG
- a CDS encoding protein TonB yields MKYAGQRHYSASRVGGIGFVALLHVGLIYILVNGLASKVIEVIRKPIETRIVEEVKPPAPKPAIILPPPPTFAPPPPFIPPPEVVVPVQAQQPVMAQRSATPQPQSAPMPAPVVAAAPAHTVHTEVGVVCPNSQQVRQSMRYPREAQRNSITGDVLVEFVVDAHGNMQDVQVVKSADPLLDRAAVNAVKQFNCVAQGEDVRVQVPFSFNLN; encoded by the coding sequence ATGAAATACGCTGGTCAGCGCCACTATTCCGCCAGCCGCGTAGGCGGTATCGGATTTGTGGCACTCCTACATGTAGGGCTCATCTACATTCTGGTGAATGGTCTCGCCTCGAAGGTGATTGAGGTGATCCGCAAGCCCATCGAAACAAGAATTGTCGAAGAGGTGAAACCGCCTGCGCCCAAGCCGGCGATTATCTTGCCGCCCCCGCCGACATTCGCGCCCCCGCCGCCGTTTATTCCGCCCCCTGAAGTGGTGGTGCCGGTACAAGCGCAGCAGCCGGTGATGGCGCAGCGCTCGGCCACACCTCAACCGCAGTCCGCGCCCATGCCCGCGCCGGTTGTTGCGGCGGCGCCCGCGCATACGGTGCACACGGAAGTGGGGGTGGTTTGCCCGAATTCGCAGCAGGTCAGGCAGTCGATGCGCTATCCCCGTGAAGCCCAGCGCAACAGCATTACCGGGGACGTTCTGGTGGAGTTCGTGGTGGACGCACACGGAAACATGCAGGACGTACAGGTTGTGAAGTCGGCGGATCCGCTTCTGGACCGGGCCGCAGTGAATGCAGTCAAGCAGTTCAACTGTGTCGCGCAAGGAGAGGACGTCCGTGTACAGGTTCCGTTCTCGTTCAATCTGAACTGA
- a CDS encoding outer membrane transport energization protein ExbB has product MKNPSLAAMAASAIFALTSVALLSATGTAYAQSASSTAATQSAQTSAAPAAQAPAEQADQPAPPPPVAMTEGVSNPYGLDALWKGGDIVSRATLVILVIMSMGSWYIMVTKFFEQFRANRRARSADETVWDAPSLEAGVQQLDEASPFRFIAGSGIEASRHHEGALLEKVDLNTWISVSIERATTIVSNRLQDGLAFLATVGSTAPFVGLFGTVWGIYHALTAIGIAGQASIDKVAGPVGEALIMTAIGLAVAVPAVLGYNFLVRRNRSVMERVRGFGAQLHTVLLSGAGTATKGSSYSVPDDAASRRSMKAATS; this is encoded by the coding sequence ATGAAGAACCCGAGTTTGGCCGCCATGGCGGCAAGCGCAATTTTCGCCCTGACCTCTGTGGCTCTGCTGAGCGCAACGGGGACCGCCTATGCGCAGTCCGCCAGTAGCACAGCCGCGACGCAGAGCGCACAAACGAGCGCCGCACCCGCTGCGCAAGCGCCGGCAGAGCAGGCCGACCAGCCCGCTCCGCCGCCGCCGGTGGCAATGACCGAAGGGGTGTCGAATCCGTACGGGCTCGACGCGCTGTGGAAGGGGGGCGACATTGTTTCACGGGCCACGCTCGTCATTCTGGTGATCATGTCGATGGGCAGCTGGTACATCATGGTGACCAAATTTTTCGAGCAATTTCGCGCCAACCGTCGTGCACGCTCGGCGGACGAGACGGTGTGGGACGCGCCGTCCCTCGAAGCCGGGGTGCAACAGCTGGACGAAGCCAGCCCGTTCCGTTTCATAGCGGGCAGCGGGATCGAAGCGAGCCGCCATCATGAAGGCGCGCTGCTCGAGAAGGTCGATCTCAACACCTGGATCAGCGTGTCGATCGAACGGGCGACCACGATTGTTTCCAACCGCCTGCAGGATGGCCTCGCGTTTCTCGCGACGGTCGGCTCGACCGCACCTTTTGTGGGTCTGTTCGGTACGGTCTGGGGTATCTATCACGCGCTGACGGCAATCGGTATTGCTGGGCAGGCGTCGATCGACAAGGTGGCGGGCCCGGTGGGTGAAGCGCTCATCATGACGGCGATCGGCCTGGCGGTCGCTGTGCCGGCGGTGCTCGGCTACAACTTCCTGGTGCGCCGCAACCGCTCAGTCATGGAACGGGTGCGCGGCTTTGGCGCACAACTGCATACCGTCCTCCTGAGCGGTGCGGGCACGGCGACGAAGGGTTCTTCGTACTCCGTTCCTGACGACGCGGCCTCAAGGCGGTCCATGAAGGCAGCAACGTCGTAA
- a CDS encoding Na+/melibiose symporter: MSSTSNSSRGISLMRLGGYGAGGSANALAATPVPMLLLYFLTEYVHLEPWLAGMVLAAPKLWDVLVDMPIGRYSDQLALRAGGRLRVCIMSGLALMVLLPLTFFHPAITSKPLLAAFYVLVQILQATCYTVFGVTFLALAGDLATDSLQRNKFLTVGNLGAALTTITLVVCVPVLIRFGGGGERGYLTMTLVVALAMAFMYAWFYSAVRNAPVHPAALSESAAEMSLRDGIVAVLRNRAFLALIIVIIALGTAGGCLNSLIAYENQYLLGRRPEDLFLLAGPVLIGGLLGLPLAVPVLRRLGDTGTLRIGFLITVAAFIGYWAGLASGLIPVVMVAGAIYGIICSVAGVALTAAVLDTVKSAKGGPSLGLYLGMFMSAQKLGMSLGGVVSGGLLSLIGYHAGAPATVELHHRIALLGLVGPLVPLLIACVAIWMFGVYTQPRLTDNNPVDSCAETF; this comes from the coding sequence ATGTCATCTACTTCGAATTCCAGCCGCGGTATCAGTCTGATGCGCCTGGGCGGATATGGCGCGGGCGGATCCGCCAACGCGCTCGCCGCTACCCCGGTTCCCATGCTGCTGCTGTATTTCCTCACGGAATACGTGCATCTCGAACCATGGCTTGCCGGGATGGTTCTGGCGGCCCCCAAGCTGTGGGACGTCCTTGTCGACATGCCGATCGGACGTTATTCGGACCAGTTGGCGTTGCGCGCGGGCGGCCGTCTGCGCGTCTGTATCATGAGTGGGCTCGCGCTGATGGTGCTTCTGCCCCTCACCTTCTTTCACCCCGCGATCACCTCCAAGCCGCTGCTTGCCGCGTTTTATGTGCTGGTGCAGATTCTGCAAGCGACCTGCTATACCGTCTTCGGCGTGACTTTTCTCGCCCTGGCCGGTGACCTGGCAACGGACTCGCTCCAGCGCAACAAATTCCTTACCGTCGGGAATCTCGGCGCGGCCCTCACTACGATTACGCTCGTGGTTTGCGTACCGGTCCTGATCCGGTTCGGCGGCGGTGGCGAGCGGGGCTACCTGACCATGACCCTGGTGGTGGCGCTGGCGATGGCGTTCATGTACGCCTGGTTTTACAGCGCGGTTCGTAACGCCCCCGTTCATCCCGCTGCATTGTCAGAATCCGCCGCGGAAATGTCGCTGCGTGACGGCATCGTTGCTGTCCTGCGTAACCGGGCGTTTCTTGCGCTCATCATCGTGATCATCGCGCTCGGCACAGCAGGCGGCTGTCTGAATTCCCTGATTGCCTATGAAAATCAATATCTGCTTGGACGCCGCCCGGAGGACCTGTTCCTGCTCGCGGGACCGGTGCTGATTGGCGGCCTCCTCGGTCTACCGCTTGCTGTTCCGGTATTGCGCCGCCTTGGCGACACTGGAACGCTACGGATCGGCTTTCTCATTACCGTCGCCGCATTTATCGGTTACTGGGCCGGCCTTGCCAGCGGCTTGATACCGGTGGTCATGGTGGCCGGCGCGATCTACGGCATCATCTGTTCGGTAGCCGGCGTGGCCTTGACGGCCGCGGTGCTCGACACCGTGAAATCGGCCAAGGGCGGGCCGTCTCTCGGCCTTTACCTGGGCATGTTCATGTCCGCGCAAAAGCTCGGCATGTCACTCGGCGGCGTAGTCTCGGGCGGCCTCCTGTCGCTCATCGGCTACCACGCAGGCGCCCCGGCCACGGTCGAACTCCATCACCGCATTGCCCTGCTGGGCCTCGTGGGTCCTCTGGTTCCCCTGCTGATTGCCTGCGTCGCCATCTGGATGTTCGGGGTCTATACCCAGCCGCGCTTGACGGACAACAATCCGGTCGACTCTTGCGCCGAAACCTTCTGA
- a CDS encoding biopolymer transport protein ExbD: MAMSAGQGSEDHDEVMSSINTTPLVDVMLVLLIIFLLTIPVATHTVNVRLPTQTVQPLQTTPKNIVLAINRDGDVFWSEQHVDMPTLVARLKEVAVQQPQPEVQIRGDENARYEYVGKVVVACERAGIAKVDFITNPATHGG, from the coding sequence ATGGCCATGAGTGCAGGACAAGGTAGCGAAGACCACGACGAGGTCATGTCGTCGATCAACACCACGCCGCTGGTGGACGTGATGCTGGTGTTGCTCATCATCTTCCTGCTCACCATTCCGGTCGCCACGCATACCGTCAACGTCCGGTTGCCGACGCAGACGGTCCAGCCGTTGCAGACCACGCCGAAGAACATCGTGCTGGCGATCAATCGCGACGGCGACGTGTTCTGGTCGGAGCAGCACGTCGATATGCCGACCCTGGTAGCGCGGTTGAAAGAGGTCGCCGTACAGCAACCGCAGCCCGAGGTTCAGATCCGGGGTGACGAGAACGCGCGATACGAGTACGTCGGCAAAGTCGTGGTGGCGTGCGAGCGAGCCGGCATCGCGAAGGTAGATTTCATTACGAATCCGGCTACGCACGGCGGCTGA